One segment of Lytechinus pictus isolate F3 Inbred chromosome 13, Lp3.0, whole genome shotgun sequence DNA contains the following:
- the LOC129274690 gene encoding cytochrome c-like encodes MGKDSPVMGDPDKGAKIFKTKCLQCHVIDNSGKHKQGPNLMGMWGRKTGQAPGFKYTDANVNKGITWSLETLWVYLENPKKYIPGTKMVFAGLKKTKERADLIAYLKEKTTGNYHKDD; translated from the exons ATGGGAAAGGATAGCCCAGTTATGGGTGACCCTGATAAGGGGGCCAAGATCTTCAAGACCAAATGCCTTCAGTGCCATGTAATTGACAACAGTGGCAAGCACAAGCAGGGACCTAACCTGATGGGCATGTGGGGCAGGAAAACTGGACAGGCTCCTGGCTTCAAGTACACTGATGCTAATGTAAACAAAG GTATCACCTGGAGTCTGGAAACATTATGGGTGTACCTTGAGAATCCAAAGAAGTATATTCCTGGCACCAAGATGGTCTTCGCTGGCCTCAAGAAAACCAAGGAACGAGCAGACCTCATCGCTTACTTAAAGGAGAAGACGACAGGAAACTACCACAAAGATGACTAG